In one bacterium genomic region, the following are encoded:
- a CDS encoding replication-relaxation family protein, translated as MKKIDGRSAIKPSQIDILEVLYKYRFGSRVLLARVLQINDSTLYKKLSVLIKHELVGSKLDNQSKIRGLPAAYFLTPKGLRFLASLPKHDYITEKVIKASYRDKSLKEPTITHHIDVFSAVVALKSRYPELKAYLRRDMSRFTYFPELPPDAFISMTIKDTTKRFFLDVVPAAQEKRPLFQRIAAYINFFDTGGWEATNTEPPKLLFIAETASVERMIRRIVKGVISHLEPDEELEVYTTTKKALHNMDSEALIWTALDDDELMTLVDI; from the coding sequence ATGAAGAAGATAGATGGTCGATCAGCCATAAAGCCAAGTCAAATAGACATATTAGAAGTTCTGTATAAATATCGGTTTGGTAGTCGGGTATTACTTGCTAGAGTCTTGCAAATAAATGACAGCACGTTATATAAAAAGCTCTCGGTCCTTATAAAACACGAGTTAGTGGGCAGCAAACTAGACAACCAATCGAAGATTAGGGGCCTACCAGCAGCCTACTTTCTAACACCCAAAGGTCTGCGTTTCTTGGCCAGTCTGCCCAAGCATGATTACATTACTGAGAAAGTCATCAAAGCCAGCTACCGTGATAAATCCCTGAAAGAACCCACCATTACTCATCATATAGACGTCTTTTCAGCCGTTGTAGCCCTCAAATCCCGCTACCCTGAACTCAAAGCCTACCTGCGCCGTGACATGAGCCGATTTACTTACTTTCCCGAGCTGCCGCCCGATGCCTTTATATCAATGACTATCAAAGACACCACTAAGCGCTTCTTTCTTGATGTGGTACCAGCCGCCCAAGAAAAACGCCCCTTATTCCAGCGTATAGCTGCCTACATCAACTTCTTTGATACTGGCGGCTGGGAGGCTACAAATACAGAACCACCAAAACTCTTGTTCATTGCTGAAACTGCCAGTGTGGAGCGTATGATACGCCGTATCGTCAAAGGTGTCATTAGTCACCTTGAACCAGATGAAGAACTGGAGGTCTATACCACAACCAAAAAAGCACTACATAACATGGATAGTGAAGCCCTGATCTGGACAGCTCTGGACGATGATGAGCTAATGACACTCGTCGATATCTAA